DNA sequence from the Candidatus Hydrogenedentota bacterium genome:
CGTGGCCATGGGGGCCGTGGAGCGGTTGAAGAACGGGAACTATATCGCGCTGTTTCACGACGACGGGCGCTTTATTGACGGAAGCGGGTCCAGGGGCGCTCCCCCGTCCGGCGGCCCGGTGTTTCAGGTTTACCAGATTGAATCGGCGGATGGCGGGCTCACCTGGAGCGCGCCCCGCGTGATCGCGGCGCACCCCACGGCGCATCTCTGCGAGCCGGGGCTTATCCGGTCGCCGGACGGGAATCAGATCGCCGTGTTGCTGCGCGAAAACAGCCGCAAGATGAATTCGTTTCTGATCACGTCAGATGATGAGGCGACCGCGTGGTCGGAACCGCGCGAGTTGCCGGGCGCCTTGACGGGTGATCGCCATACGGGCAAGTACGCGCCCGACGGGCGGCTGTTTATTTCGTTCCGGGACACCACGCTCGAAAGCCCGACCAAGGGCGACTGGGTAGGCTGGGTAGGGACTTACGACGACATTGTTTCGGGCCGCGAGGGCCAGTACCGCGTGCGCTTGATGGACAACCACAAGGGGGCGGATTGCGCCTACCCCGGCGTCGAGGTTCTGCCCGGCGGCGAATTCGTCACGACAACCTATGGCCACTGGACGCCCGGCGAGGAACCGTACGTGGTTTCGGTGCGCTTTACGCTGGACGAACTTGACGCGCTGGCCGTAACGGGCCGGTAAACCCGAATGGAT
Encoded proteins:
- a CDS encoding exo-alpha-sialidase → MTRISRPWRRFGAAGLCVAAIALAGAAPDRGYTIPVVDVSGDTARQVVVDREPGQYLGHPTTVLLEDGRTMIAVYPKGHGRGAIVMKRSEDGGRMWSERLPVPENWATSQEVPTIHRVVDPRGVKRLILFSGLYPIRMAVSEDDGHTWSPLEPIGDFGGIVAMGAVERLKNGNYIALFHDDGRFIDGSGSRGAPPSGGPVFQVYQIESADGGLTWSAPRVIAAHPTAHLCEPGLIRSPDGNQIAVLLRENSRKMNSFLITSDDEATAWSEPRELPGALTGDRHTGKYAPDGRLFISFRDTTLESPTKGDWVGWVGTYDDIVSGREGQYRVRLMDNHKGADCAYPGVEVLPGGEFVTTTYGHWTPGEEPYVVSVRFTLDELDALAVTGR